In Streptomyces violaceusniger Tu 4113, one DNA window encodes the following:
- a CDS encoding nitroreductase/quinone reductase family protein has translation MQDAICQALALTRASTARARTADITTTGRRTGRPRRIEIWFYRVGETNYLSGLPGKRSWYANLQAHPAFTFHLKNGIRADLPATARPVTDPAERRRVLRDIVDDLNQPHNPARIVQPTQLEDWVNGSPLVGIVFGHQVAPDGA, from the coding sequence ATGCAGGATGCGATCTGCCAGGCGCTGGCCCTCACCCGTGCCTCCACCGCACGGGCACGGACCGCCGACATCACCACCACCGGCCGCCGCACCGGCAGGCCCCGCCGCATCGAGATCTGGTTCTACCGCGTCGGCGAGACCAACTACCTCAGCGGTCTGCCCGGAAAGCGAAGCTGGTACGCGAACCTGCAAGCCCACCCCGCCTTCACTTTCCACCTCAAGAACGGCATCCGCGCCGACCTTCCGGCCACCGCCCGGCCCGTCACCGATCCCGCCGAACGCCGACGCGTCCTCCGTGACATCGTCGACGACCTCAACCAGCCCCACAATCCCGCGCGTATCGTCCAGCCGACCCAGCTCGAGGACTGGGTGAACGGAAGCCCCCTGGTCGGAATCGTCTTCGGCCACCAGGTCGCGCCGGACGGCGCCTGA
- a CDS encoding aldehyde dehydrogenase family protein, protein MSTPLTVDPAARPAPAFLTGPAKKLLIDGAWTSARSGETFETFDPATGKALTSVASAGAEDVDRAVAAARRAFEAPSWAAITPYRRSRVLLQIADVLEAHAEELAVLDSLDMGGPLWMTRWLVDHSVEVLRHYAGWPTKIYGQTAPSDPSAFHYTLRQPLGVVGAITAWNGPVLQLAWKLGPALATGNTVVAKPAEWSPLSALRIGELLLETDLPHGVVNIVTGGATTGEALTGHREVDKISFTGSLAVGKRILEVSSKDLKRVTLELGGKSPTIVFDDADLEAAAKGAVAGFAQGSGEGCVAGSRIFVQESVRERFRELLLREMKAYTLGDPFHPETRMGPLASPQHFQRVSSYLDIAREEGGTLETAGGSEGLYMPPTLIENVGADARVVGEEIFGPVAALMTFTDADDAIAQGNDTIYGLSASVWTTNLERAHRTASGLRAGTVWINAYADMSAGTVPFGGFKQSGIGREHGIEVLDAYTETKTVMVHL, encoded by the coding sequence GTGAGCACCCCCCTCACGGTGGATCCCGCGGCGCGTCCCGCGCCTGCCTTCCTGACCGGCCCGGCCAAGAAGCTGCTGATCGACGGTGCGTGGACCTCCGCGCGCTCCGGCGAGACGTTCGAGACCTTCGACCCGGCCACGGGCAAGGCCCTCACCTCGGTCGCCTCGGCCGGGGCCGAGGACGTCGACCGCGCCGTGGCCGCGGCCCGGCGCGCCTTCGAAGCGCCGTCCTGGGCCGCAATCACCCCTTACCGGCGCAGCCGCGTCCTGCTGCAGATCGCCGACGTCCTCGAAGCCCACGCCGAGGAACTGGCCGTGCTGGACTCGCTCGACATGGGCGGCCCGCTGTGGATGACGCGCTGGCTGGTGGACCACTCGGTGGAGGTTCTGCGCCACTACGCGGGCTGGCCGACGAAGATCTACGGCCAGACCGCCCCGTCCGACCCTTCGGCGTTCCACTACACCCTGCGCCAGCCGCTGGGCGTGGTCGGCGCCATCACCGCGTGGAACGGCCCCGTACTGCAGCTCGCCTGGAAGCTGGGCCCCGCGCTGGCCACCGGCAATACCGTGGTCGCCAAGCCGGCCGAGTGGTCGCCGCTGTCGGCCCTGCGGATCGGGGAACTGCTGCTGGAAACCGACCTGCCGCACGGTGTGGTCAACATCGTCACCGGCGGCGCCACCACCGGGGAGGCCCTGACCGGCCACCGGGAGGTCGACAAGATCTCCTTCACCGGGTCGCTGGCCGTGGGCAAGCGCATCCTGGAGGTCTCCAGCAAGGACCTCAAGCGGGTCACGCTGGAACTGGGCGGCAAGTCCCCGACGATCGTCTTCGACGACGCCGACCTGGAGGCGGCGGCCAAGGGGGCGGTCGCCGGATTCGCCCAGGGCAGCGGCGAGGGCTGCGTCGCCGGGAGCCGGATCTTCGTCCAGGAGTCGGTGCGGGAGCGGTTCCGCGAGCTGCTGCTGCGGGAGATGAAGGCGTACACCCTCGGCGACCCCTTCCACCCCGAGACCCGGATGGGACCGCTGGCCTCACCCCAGCACTTCCAGCGGGTCTCCTCCTACCTGGACATCGCCCGCGAGGAGGGCGGCACGCTGGAGACCGCCGGCGGGAGCGAGGGCCTGTACATGCCGCCCACCCTCATCGAGAACGTCGGAGCCGACGCCCGGGTAGTAGGCGAGGAGATCTTCGGCCCCGTCGCCGCCCTGATGACCTTCACCGACGCCGACGACGCCATCGCGCAGGGCAACGACACCATTTACGGCCTGTCCGCCTCGGTATGGACCACGAACCTGGAACGCGCCCACCGCACCGCGAGCGGCCTGCGGGCCGGAACCGTGTGGATCAACGCCTACGCCGATATGAGCGCGGGCACCGTGCCCTTCGGCGGTTTCAAGCAGTCCGGCATCGGCCGCGAGCACGGCATCGAGGTCCTGGACGCCTACACCGAGACCAAGACCGTCATGGTCCACCTCTGA